ACGACACAATCTATCTAGTTTAAATCCTAATAGATTATTAAGCCACTAACAGCCTTCTATAGATATTTCCCATCCACAGTTCTGATCTTGCTATACTAACTCAAGTACATGTAAAAGTAAAGATCGGATATGACAGAGAAAGCTTAAGGGAAAAAGCTAATACTTCATCCATTTGTTTGATCAAAAATGCAAGatacacacaaatgtaaacCTGCCAGACATCAAAAACATCATCACTTATTTTTAATACGTCTACCTAAAATACACCTTACTGAGAtaaaagcaataataataatattcatttttgAGATATTTCGTACACTGCAATAACATTCtttaacacattttcctcatctGTCACTGTAATTCTTGTTCTTTGCCATTCACATATGTCAGGGTTCATCATTACCATGATGATGCATCTTTTTAAAAGACTGCCTAAAgttgtgtctgtattttattccaaaaatatatatatttaggtGTGTTGGGCAGCCATGGAACAGCTGCAGTTATCGTTAGCATGGGAGCTTTTAAAGATCACTGTTAGAAGGAAGACAGGTGAAGGAAGGGAGAGTGAGGAGAAAGTCTCTGTCTCTAGAAGGAAGGAGACAAAAGGTTTCCGAGGAGATTCCTAAAGGTCAAGTGCcttctgctaaaaaaaaaaaaaaaaagtgcttctCTTGAGGAACAGTTAACAAAAGGGGTGATATAACGTCATCTCCAACCaactcacacactttcacatttctttctggcttttcttgtctttaaaatgtgtgtgtgactggtcTTTGTTTGGCAGCAAACGTGTTCTTGTCAATCATATAATATTacgagtttgtttttttttacttcatgaGCTATTTCCACTCAAACTGAGCGAACTCTAGGAGCACATCAGTTAAGagttcaaagaaaataaaagggaCATCCGTCtaattctttttcttgtttgtagagcactttttttttcgAGGCAGGGTTGCTTTTGCGGCTCTAGCCTAGCCATCTAGAGGGAGTTAAGGTTCAATGTCTGCATTTGCTTCAATCCTTCACTGAGCTCTCTCCTCCACATATCAGTAATGGCAGCTTAGGTTATTAGAGTGGGTGGTTCAAAACTCAAGATGGGACACATTCTACCATTTTCTTacatttggaaaagaaaaataaagtaaaacaaaatatccACTTCAAACTATATTCTTTCTGGGTCACAACAAGACAGATAATCTTCACTAAAttatctttgattttttttaatattattacttTAGAAAGTATGCAGTACCACGCCTTTTGGCCTACTGATCCTGCCCGCTATACTACTAAATAGGGGATGGAGGGGGGATAAAAGGTGAagtaaatagaaataaaaaaaggtggGTTAATACATCATTATAACTATAGGATAGGAGAAACAAAAAGCCcaaataaaagctgcttcaACTTGTTTTCTCACCTTTTCCTTTTTGCTCAAAGGGGTTTAACTTCCTTTTAAGGCTCAATCAAAAGCTTTTGTGCGCTTTCATTTAAGGCTTCTAAGTGTTCATCTGTGTATGTATTTACTCTAATTCTCCAACGTTCTAATCAGGCCCTGTAAAGAACCACAGCCCAGAATATCCATGCTGAGCCGAGTTGAGCTGAAGCTGGTGTGGAGGCCATCTTGGCCGGGCAGGGCTGGGCCGAAGGCTGGCTCTCTCACTGGAAGGCCTGGTGGAAGCGAGGCAGTGTGGTGGTACTAAGGCTGGAGCTGAACACTGATGGGAGTGGGTGCAGAGGTCCGAGGCCCAGACCCCCGCTagagctctgctgctcctgaggTTGCGGTTGCAAAGAGGTAAGAGGTGCCATGGCGACGGCAGCTGCTGCCGCGGCGACTGCTGCGGCATGGGGCTCGGCAGCATgcagagatgaggaagaggagatggaagaagaggaggaggtcgCAGATGAGGTGTAGCCCATCACCAGCCCTCCCGTGCTCATGGGGGCGCTGTAGGGAGGCAGGTTGAGGGGCAGGAACCCCAACAGATGGGAGAAGTCCATGTTAGCAGCACACAGAGACTCAGCGATCACCGCAGGGCTCTTGGACAGGAGGTGATCCCCACAAAGCTCATCCGCCAGGCCCGAGGTGGGCTCCAGTCCGTCCTTTGGGGGCGAGGCAGCAGCGTGGGGCTCTGCAGAGGGAACCGGGCCTGGTGAGCCACTCTGCAGATCCATGAGGAAGCTCTCCATCTCCACTTTCAAGGGCTTGTCCAGCAGGTATGAGGTAGATCCCAGCTGGTATTTGGGGCCTGGCTGgggctggtgctgctgctggggagCCGGAGGCTGGTGGTGTGTGGGCAGCGGAGGGgaatggtggtggtggtgatggtggtggtgatggtggtggtgatgggagTGTGGGTGAAGAGGTCCAGGGGTTTCCATGTGACAACCCATGCCCATAGCTGCAGACAAGGAACTGGGCATCAGGGACGGGTGTGGGTGACCCACACCAGAATTAGACATGGCCTGGAGATGGTGGGGGTTGTACATGCTCATCGGGAAAGGAGCCCCACTGGGGAAGGGTTTGCCCATCATGGGGTCTTTGTTGGGACCCATGCCGCACATCATGGGGCTGAGCTCCTCCTTGACAGGGCAGGGTGGAGACCCTGACGCTAAAAGGCCTAACATATCAGGAGGCTCCGTCTTGATCTTGAGCAGCTCCTGCGAGTGGCTCTTCTTCACGTGGCGTGTCAGATGGTCCTTCCTGCCGAAGCGCTGGGCACAGTACTGGCACAGGAAGTCCTTTCGGCCCGTGTGGACCACCATGTGCCGTCTCACATCCTTCCGCGTGTAGAAACGTCGATCACAGTGGTCGCATGGGTGTTTTTTCTCCTTGGTGCCACCAGAGGACTTCCCGGAGTGGCTCTTGAGGTGTTCCAAGAGCACAGGTGTGCTCTCGTAGGTCTGCATGCACACTTTACAGGTGAGATCCCCTGCTGTGGCAGAGTGCATGGCCACATGGCGCTTATATCCCAGCTTGGTGTTGTAGTGCTTCCCACACTCCTCGCACTTGAAGGCCTCCTTGTTGGGGTCATGGGTCTGTAGGTGGTTCTTCAGGTGGTCTTTGCGGTGGAACATTTTCTCACAGAACGAGCACTGATGGGTCTTCTGCGGAGAGTGTGTGGCCATA
This sequence is a window from Pempheris klunzingeri isolate RE-2024b chromosome 11, fPemKlu1.hap1, whole genome shotgun sequence. Protein-coding genes within it:
- the plagl2 gene encoding zinc finger protein PLAGL2 — encoded protein: MAAAAADASHHITALTPEEEGRRAAAKLFGSTAPLPRTERERERERGKEREREREEEGEDVGRASGNECLVCGALFASQDKLQLHALSHTGEKPFHCSQPHCLKAFSSKYKLFRHMATHSPQKTHQCSFCEKMFHRKDHLKNHLQTHDPNKEAFKCEECGKHYNTKLGYKRHVAMHSATAGDLTCKVCMQTYESTPVLLEHLKSHSGKSSGGTKEKKHPCDHCDRRFYTRKDVRRHMVVHTGRKDFLCQYCAQRFGRKDHLTRHVKKSHSQELLKIKTEPPDMLGLLASGSPPCPVKEELSPMMCGMGPNKDPMMGKPFPSGAPFPMSMYNPHHLQAMSNSGVGHPHPSLMPSSLSAAMGMGCHMETPGPLHPHSHHHHHHHHHHHHHHSPPLPTHHQPPAPQQQHQPQPGPKYQLGSTSYLLDKPLKVEMESFLMDLQSGSPGPVPSAEPHAAASPPKDGLEPTSGLADELCGDHLLSKSPAVIAESLCAANMDFSHLLGFLPLNLPPYSAPMSTGGLVMGYTSSATSSSSSISSSSSLHAAEPHAAAVAAAAAAVAMAPLTSLQPQPQEQQSSSGGLGLGPLHPLPSVFSSSLSTTTLPRFHQAFQ